The proteins below come from a single Saccharopolyspora sp. SCSIO 74807 genomic window:
- a CDS encoding basic amino acid ABC transporter substrate-binding protein, with amino-acid sequence MARRRTWKALALLPVLLLTAAGCAKSIAPVGEDGQLRFTRPGKLTTCTHLPYEPFQFVQDGKKVGFDVELVDYIARDLGLQQELFDTPFEGIQSGEALNTRKCDVAAAAITITPTRQQNMNFSDPYFDADQALLVKKGAADKELAALRGKVLGVQLGTTGEEYANEHRAEFGYQVRQYEDVALLESSVQNGSVDAAINDNGVLLHFAKNNPDTEVSTEIPTGEKYGIGVQQGNGPLLAKVNESLAKAKADGEYDRIYQKWIGKPPDRP; translated from the coding sequence GTGGCGCGTCGGAGAACTTGGAAAGCGCTCGCCCTGCTGCCCGTTCTGCTGCTCACCGCGGCGGGCTGCGCGAAGTCCATCGCCCCGGTCGGCGAGGACGGGCAGCTGCGGTTCACCCGCCCCGGCAAGCTCACCACCTGCACGCACCTGCCGTACGAGCCGTTCCAGTTCGTCCAGGACGGCAAGAAGGTCGGCTTCGACGTGGAACTGGTGGACTACATCGCCCGCGACCTGGGCCTGCAGCAGGAACTGTTCGACACGCCGTTCGAGGGCATCCAGTCCGGCGAGGCGCTCAACACCCGCAAGTGCGACGTGGCCGCCGCGGCGATCACGATCACGCCCACCCGGCAGCAGAACATGAACTTCTCCGACCCGTACTTCGACGCCGACCAGGCGCTGCTGGTCAAGAAGGGCGCCGCGGACAAGGAGCTGGCAGCGCTGCGCGGCAAGGTGCTGGGCGTGCAGCTCGGCACCACCGGCGAGGAGTACGCCAACGAGCACCGGGCCGAGTTCGGCTACCAGGTCCGCCAGTACGAGGACGTAGCGCTGCTGGAGTCCAGCGTGCAGAACGGCAGCGTCGACGCGGCGATCAACGACAACGGCGTGCTGCTGCACTTCGCCAAGAACAACCCGGACACCGAAGTGAGCACCGAGATCCCCACCGGGGAGAAGTACGGCATCGGCGTGCAGCAGGGCAACGGGCCGCTGCTGGCGAAGGTCAACGAGTCGTTGGCCAAGGCCAAGGCCGACGGCGAGTACGACCGGATCTACCAGAAGTGGATCGGCAAGCCGCCGGACCGGCCATGA
- a CDS encoding amino acid ABC transporter permease yields MSKRQRSKITRGVQYAILVLAAVLLAIFADWGRIASAFFDVEVAAAQFPAIIISALLNTVVYTALGFGFGLVLGVVLALMRLSSVAPYRWIAAVYVEFFRGVPALLVFIALGYGVPIAFQLVFDIYSTVMSSLGLVGAAYMAETIRAGVQAVPAGQVEAARSLGMSSARAMVTVVMPQAFRIILPPLTNELILLTKDSSLIYLLGLSTAQYELAKFGRAALTQYQSLTPILLAGLCYLIITIPLSRLSNRLERRYGGRVPSGTQ; encoded by the coding sequence ATGAGCAAGCGGCAGCGCAGCAAGATCACCCGCGGCGTGCAGTACGCGATCCTGGTGCTCGCGGCCGTGCTGCTGGCGATCTTCGCCGACTGGGGGCGGATCGCTTCGGCGTTCTTCGACGTCGAAGTCGCCGCCGCGCAATTCCCGGCGATCATCATCAGCGCGCTGCTGAACACCGTCGTCTACACCGCGCTCGGCTTCGGTTTCGGGCTGGTGCTGGGCGTGGTGCTCGCGCTGATGCGGTTGTCCTCGGTGGCGCCGTACCGGTGGATCGCCGCGGTCTACGTCGAGTTCTTCCGCGGCGTGCCCGCGCTGCTGGTGTTCATCGCGCTGGGCTACGGGGTGCCGATCGCGTTCCAGCTGGTCTTCGACATCTACTCCACGGTGATGTCGAGCCTGGGCCTGGTCGGCGCGGCCTACATGGCCGAGACGATCCGCGCCGGGGTGCAGGCGGTGCCCGCCGGGCAGGTCGAGGCGGCGCGCTCGCTGGGCATGTCCAGCGCCCGCGCGATGGTCACGGTGGTGATGCCGCAGGCGTTCCGGATCATCCTGCCGCCGCTGACGAACGAGCTGATCCTGCTCACCAAGGACTCGTCGCTGATCTACCTGCTCGGGTTGTCCACCGCGCAGTACGAGCTCGCGAAGTTCGGCCGCGCCGCGTTGACCCAGTACCAGTCGCTGACCCCGATCCTGCTGGCCGGGCTGTGCTACCTGATCATCACGATCCCGCTGTCGCGGTTGTCGAACCGGCTGGAGCGCCGCTACGGCGGCCGGGTCCCGTCGGGTACCCAATGA
- a CDS encoding amino acid ABC transporter ATP-binding protein encodes MHAMIEISGLGKSFGSLEVLRGVDVRVQRGEVVCVIGPSGSGKSTLLRCVNLLEQPTSGQVSVDGVELTDPDADIDAARRHIGMVFQGFNLFTHLDVLDNLAVAQRKVLRRQRADAERIARENLGRVGLAEKAEAMPAQLSGGQQQRVAIARALSMDPNVMLFDEPTSALDPELVGDVLGVMRGLADEGMTMLVVTHEMQFAREVADRVLFMDGGGIVEQGPPSEVIGSPKEERTRAFLARVLDPTRSHA; translated from the coding sequence ATGCACGCGATGATCGAGATCTCCGGTCTGGGCAAGTCGTTCGGCTCGCTGGAGGTGCTGCGCGGCGTCGATGTGCGGGTGCAGCGCGGCGAGGTGGTGTGCGTGATCGGGCCGTCCGGCTCGGGCAAGTCCACGTTGCTGCGCTGTGTGAACCTGCTGGAGCAGCCGACCTCGGGGCAGGTCTCGGTGGACGGGGTGGAGCTGACCGACCCGGACGCGGACATCGACGCCGCGCGCAGGCACATCGGCATGGTCTTCCAGGGCTTCAACCTGTTCACGCACCTCGACGTGCTGGACAACCTCGCGGTGGCGCAGCGGAAGGTGCTGCGCAGGCAGCGGGCCGATGCCGAGCGGATCGCGCGCGAGAACCTCGGCAGGGTCGGGCTCGCGGAGAAGGCGGAGGCGATGCCCGCGCAGCTGTCCGGCGGGCAGCAGCAGCGGGTGGCGATCGCGCGGGCGCTGTCGATGGATCCGAACGTGATGCTGTTCGACGAGCCGACATCGGCTCTGGACCCCGAGCTGGTCGGCGACGTGCTGGGCGTGATGCGCGGGCTCGCCGACGAGGGCATGACGATGCTGGTGGTCACCCACGAGATGCAGTTCGCCAGGGAGGTCGCCGACCGGGTGCTGTTCATGGACGGCGGCGGGATCGTCGAGCAGGGGCCGCCGTCCGAGGTGATCGGCTCGCCGAAGGAGGAGCGCACCCGCGCGTTCCTGGCCAGGGTGCTCGATCCGACGCGCAGCCACGCGTGA
- a CDS encoding oxidoreductase, with product MPNRPWDNAGAPTTAEQRLDDLLGQGRAWGRRQDTPVIPLDVHADMYDPEREIRGEYLTRKLVESPDEQGWRAFWRRGGQQPVVRIEDAVITGRLDLRAAELPYLLEFVRCRFDMRPDLRQATLTGLVLWHCRFPGLNGRNLHTSHDTVLRNCTSVGGTVDLADAELGGSLQLDDSELRNPGGRAIYADRLAVAGAMLGQRIKVSGEVRIPGAKIGGNLNFSGGALRNRGRNALNANGIQIGGSLRGDVDRISGAPFTVAGLLYLPSAHLQGDLRLRDAVLEPGVSPPKRGESQYDDPISTLLLDRGEVRGDVQLDQNFRSGGTIRLVSSKIGGDLRMAGAQIDLSWARSPAASVDQPMRALHLDGTEVLGNLEAVGATLHGQMRMVDVRVHGSFQLTRASLAGPRTDTVQANRIQVGSNFDCREADITGTLQLQGANIGANVDLRAAQLLKPAWHRHRRAYKSSLDLRAASIGRDLVCAEGKQFFRAEGEVQLRRAVIGRQANFWGCVLGDGSSTNAFNAFGLVAQEIMLLPAQPPQGRVVLRQAQCELLDDNALTWSATRGVDVEDFTYYNLSHPIEPTDAARVRERLSWLRATTGRYQPGPYDQLAEVFRNNGNEEHAVTVLIEKQRRRYQALAGASPRLLRPSVRLWSMLQRSTVAYGYRPLRALLWLLAFAVGGTVWFSYHRLEPINEEDHPIWNPFLYTVDQLVPIINLGHDVMWRAEGNSQWITVVLIAAGWILATTVAAGITRALRREH from the coding sequence GTGCCGAACAGGCCGTGGGACAACGCCGGGGCGCCGACGACCGCCGAGCAGCGGCTCGACGACCTGCTCGGGCAGGGCAGGGCGTGGGGCCGCCGCCAGGACACGCCGGTGATCCCGCTCGACGTGCACGCCGACATGTACGACCCGGAGCGGGAGATCCGCGGCGAGTACCTGACCCGCAAACTCGTCGAATCCCCCGACGAGCAGGGTTGGCGCGCGTTCTGGCGCCGCGGCGGGCAGCAGCCGGTGGTGCGCATCGAGGACGCCGTGATCACCGGCAGGCTGGACCTGCGCGCGGCCGAACTGCCCTACCTGCTGGAGTTCGTGCGCTGCCGCTTCGACATGCGGCCGGACCTGCGGCAGGCCACGTTGACCGGCCTGGTGCTGTGGCACTGCCGGTTCCCCGGGCTCAACGGCCGGAACCTGCACACCAGCCACGACACGGTGCTGCGCAACTGCACCAGCGTCGGCGGCACGGTGGACCTGGCCGACGCCGAACTCGGCGGCTCGCTGCAGCTCGACGATTCGGAGCTGCGCAACCCCGGCGGTCGCGCGATCTACGCCGACCGGCTGGCGGTGGCGGGCGCGATGCTCGGCCAGCGGATCAAGGTCTCCGGCGAGGTGCGCATCCCCGGGGCGAAGATCGGCGGCAACCTGAACTTCTCCGGTGGCGCGCTGCGCAACCGCGGGCGCAACGCGCTCAACGCCAACGGCATCCAGATCGGCGGCAGCCTGCGCGGCGACGTGGACCGGATCAGCGGCGCGCCGTTCACCGTGGCCGGGCTGCTGTACTTGCCCAGCGCGCACCTGCAGGGCGACCTGCGGCTGCGCGACGCGGTGCTGGAACCCGGTGTCAGCCCGCCCAAGCGCGGCGAGTCCCAGTACGACGACCCGATCAGCACGCTGCTGCTGGACCGCGGCGAGGTCCGCGGCGACGTGCAGCTCGACCAGAACTTCCGCAGCGGCGGCACGATCCGCCTGGTCAGCAGCAAGATCGGCGGCGACCTGCGGATGGCGGGCGCGCAGATCGACCTGAGCTGGGCGCGCTCCCCGGCGGCGTCGGTGGACCAGCCGATGCGCGCGCTGCACCTCGACGGCACGGAAGTCCTCGGCAACCTGGAAGCCGTGGGAGCGACGCTGCACGGCCAGATGCGGATGGTCGACGTGCGCGTGCACGGCAGCTTCCAACTGACCCGCGCGTCCCTGGCCGGGCCGCGCACCGACACCGTGCAGGCCAACCGGATCCAGGTGGGCAGCAACTTCGACTGCCGCGAAGCCGACATCACCGGCACGTTGCAGCTGCAGGGCGCGAACATCGGCGCGAACGTGGATCTGCGGGCCGCGCAGCTGCTCAAACCCGCCTGGCACCGGCACCGCAGGGCGTACAAGTCCTCCTTGGACCTGCGTGCGGCGAGCATCGGCCGGGACCTGGTGTGCGCGGAAGGCAAGCAGTTCTTCCGCGCCGAAGGCGAGGTGCAGCTGCGCCGGGCGGTGATCGGCAGGCAGGCGAACTTCTGGGGCTGCGTGCTCGGCGACGGGAGCTCGACGAACGCCTTCAACGCGTTCGGGCTGGTGGCGCAGGAGATCATGCTGCTGCCCGCGCAGCCCCCGCAGGGCCGGGTCGTGCTGCGCCAGGCGCAGTGCGAACTGCTCGACGACAACGCCTTGACGTGGTCGGCGACTCGCGGCGTCGACGTCGAGGACTTCACGTACTACAACCTCAGCCACCCGATCGAACCCACCGACGCGGCGCGCGTGCGGGAACGGTTGTCGTGGCTGCGCGCGACCACCGGCCGCTACCAGCCCGGTCCGTACGACCAGCTGGCCGAGGTGTTCCGCAACAACGGCAACGAGGAGCACGCGGTCACGGTGCTGATCGAGAAGCAGCGCCGCCGCTACCAGGCGCTGGCCGGTGCCTCCCCGCGGCTGCTGCGGCCTTCGGTCCGGTTGTGGAGCATGTTGCAGCGCAGCACGGTCGCCTACGGGTACCGGCCGCTGCGGGCGTTGCTGTGGCTGCTGGCCTTCGCGGTGGGCGGCACGGTCTGGTTCAGCTACCACCGGCTGGAGCCGATCAACGAAGAGGACCACCCGATCTGGAACCCGTTCCTGTACACCGTCGACCAGCTGGTACCGATCATCAACCTGGGGCACGACGTGATGTGGCGGGCCGAGGGCAATTCGCAGTGGATCACCGTGGTGCTCATCGCCGCAGGATGGATCCTGGCGACCACGGTGGCGGCGGGCATCACCAGGGCGCTGCGCCGGGAGCATTGA
- a CDS encoding SGNH/GDSL hydrolase family protein yields MDVQPDRPGRRRSATRTRPNSTVDKKWALRRCAALLAVSASCALLPAPAQSAERIDYVALGDSAAAGPLVPGPDPNLACLRSTMNYPRVAAERLGAELTDVTCSGAEIEDFTGRQHGFLPPQFDALEETTDLVTLTIGGNDAQLVQAAVSCLNALPEPVGISCADRFTEHGDELAERIDAVTDDFAAALDGIAQRAPDAEVVVAGYGTYIRPGGCHPKEPIWARDADYLQSSVDKMNAVLAEQASAHGAEFVDIAAVSEGHDVCAAPDEKYLEGVLPTSVAAPLHPNARGMAAFGDAVADAVESSSA; encoded by the coding sequence GTGGACGTCCAGCCCGATCGACCCGGCCGTCGCAGATCCGCTACCCGCACCCGACCCAACTCCACTGTGGACAAGAAGTGGGCGCTGCGGCGCTGCGCCGCGTTGCTCGCGGTTTCGGCGTCCTGCGCGCTGCTGCCCGCCCCCGCGCAGTCCGCGGAGCGCATCGACTACGTCGCGCTGGGCGACTCGGCGGCCGCCGGGCCGCTGGTGCCGGGGCCGGACCCGAACCTCGCCTGCCTGCGTTCCACGATGAACTACCCGCGCGTCGCGGCCGAGCGGCTCGGCGCCGAACTCACCGACGTAACCTGCTCCGGCGCCGAGATCGAGGACTTCACCGGTCGCCAGCACGGTTTCCTGCCGCCGCAGTTCGACGCGCTCGAGGAGACCACCGACCTGGTCACCCTCACCATCGGCGGCAACGACGCGCAGCTGGTGCAGGCGGCGGTGAGCTGCCTCAACGCGCTGCCCGAACCGGTCGGGATCTCCTGCGCGGACCGGTTCACCGAGCACGGCGACGAACTGGCCGAGCGGATCGACGCCGTCACCGACGACTTCGCCGCGGCCTTGGACGGCATCGCGCAGCGCGCGCCCGACGCGGAGGTCGTGGTCGCCGGGTACGGCACCTACATCCGGCCGGGCGGTTGCCATCCGAAGGAGCCGATCTGGGCGCGCGACGCCGACTACCTGCAGTCCAGTGTGGACAAGATGAACGCGGTGCTGGCGGAGCAGGCCAGTGCGCACGGCGCGGAGTTCGTGGACATCGCCGCGGTCAGCGAGGGCCACGACGTGTGCGCCGCGCCCGATGAGAAGTACCTGGAAGGCGTGCTGCCGACCTCGGTGGCCGCTCCGCTGCACCCGAACGCCCGCGGCATGGCCGCTTTCGGCGACGCCGTCGCCGACGCCGTCGAGTCCTCTTCCGCCTGA
- a CDS encoding ROK family transcriptional regulator yields the protein MPQEFWQGTNLPKVGGFNRAVVLDAIRANGGVSRVELARTTGLTAQTMSNIVRALMDDGLVIEDGHAPSTGGKRRVMLRVVPDAYSSVGLHLDPERITGVLLDLDGRVRLRSQRRVPPGASPEAVVGALARTFHHLVQRSGIDGGRVLGAGLAVPGPLDRTHRRLFGPPNLPGWTEVALADLLEDRTGLPVVMDNDATAAAIGERWAGGADRAGSFVYVYVGTGVGIGVVLGDQVYRGTSSNAGEVGHVPGAGKECTCGKRGCLEAYCSMRAVVAEWAAAGGAADGSVSAAYQRICREAADGDDGAVKILRVAANRLGQTLATVVSVLDVDRVVLGGPALRHAGELIRARVGKVLKAQVWAPHVRPVRVQAALIGEDAGAVGAACLVLDHAYSPRLATLLGG from the coding sequence ATGCCGCAGGAGTTCTGGCAAGGCACCAACCTGCCGAAGGTGGGCGGGTTCAACCGCGCCGTCGTGCTCGACGCGATCCGCGCCAACGGCGGCGTGAGCCGCGTGGAACTGGCCCGCACGACCGGGCTCACCGCGCAGACGATGTCCAACATCGTGCGCGCGCTGATGGACGACGGACTGGTCATCGAGGACGGGCACGCGCCGTCCACCGGCGGCAAACGGCGGGTGATGCTGCGGGTCGTGCCGGACGCCTACTCGTCGGTGGGGCTGCACCTCGACCCGGAGCGGATCACCGGAGTGCTGCTGGACCTGGACGGGCGGGTGCGGCTGCGCAGCCAGCGCCGGGTGCCGCCGGGCGCGTCGCCGGAAGCCGTGGTCGGCGCGCTCGCCCGCACCTTCCACCACCTCGTGCAACGTTCCGGGATCGACGGCGGCCGAGTGCTCGGCGCGGGCCTTGCGGTGCCGGGCCCGCTGGACCGCACGCACCGGCGGCTGTTCGGGCCGCCGAACCTGCCCGGCTGGACCGAGGTGGCGCTGGCGGACCTGCTGGAGGACCGCACCGGGCTGCCGGTGGTGATGGACAACGACGCGACCGCCGCGGCCATCGGCGAGCGCTGGGCGGGCGGGGCGGACCGGGCGGGTTCGTTCGTCTACGTCTACGTCGGTACCGGCGTCGGAATCGGCGTCGTGCTGGGAGATCAGGTCTATCGGGGGACCAGCAGCAACGCGGGCGAGGTCGGGCACGTGCCGGGCGCGGGCAAGGAATGCACCTGCGGCAAGCGGGGCTGCCTGGAGGCGTACTGCTCGATGCGGGCCGTGGTGGCCGAGTGGGCGGCCGCGGGCGGCGCAGCCGACGGCTCGGTGTCCGCGGCGTACCAGCGGATCTGCCGCGAAGCCGCGGACGGCGACGACGGCGCGGTGAAGATCCTGCGCGTCGCCGCGAACCGGCTCGGTCAGACGCTGGCCACGGTCGTCAGCGTGCTCGACGTGGACCGGGTGGTGCTCGGCGGACCCGCGTTGCGGCACGCGGGCGAGCTGATCCGCGCGCGGGTCGGGAAGGTGCTCAAGGCTCAGGTGTGGGCGCCGCACGTGCGTCCGGTGCGGGTGCAGGCGGCGCTGATCGGGGAGGACGCAGGGGCGGTGGGCGCGGCCTGCCTGGTGCTCGACCACGCCTACTCGCCGCGGCTGGCGACGTTGCTCGGCGGCTGA
- a CDS encoding extracellular solute-binding protein gives MRRRRLPVALAAALLVLTGCGGGATDDPNTITVAYHRYGNVVQVDRLMQRVEQQYERAFPGKEVALDPVVAPEGEYLSKLQLRMRSPSTAPDVLYEDSFSVNSDVAAGYLAPLDDRLARWPEWSSFIDVTKQAGRATDGRVYGVPLDTDTRGLWFNRDLFARAGLPADWRPRTWQDVLDAARQVQQRFPDVIGLDLPLGKAEGEAVSMQTVGMLLQGTPTGTLHDGKWVAPNRGFTDAMRFLSTAVGEGRTQSKAQIADAQYDKKLRDDLTRQGKVAIRLDGSFAAGQWEGSGWRDWAETMSAAPMPTQYGQPPGTVTLSGGWTLALSASGRKQDDAFEFVKLALSRDNIADYAVASGNLPSREDSAQDPRLTGANPLAGFWLGLLDNTHFRPTLPEYPKISEEIQQAVQDVVGGTDPAEASREWTQSVRRIVEPANTRGG, from the coding sequence ATGCGCCGCAGGCGATTACCCGTCGCTCTTGCCGCCGCGCTGCTGGTGCTGACCGGCTGCGGCGGCGGAGCCACCGACGACCCGAACACCATCACCGTCGCCTACCACCGCTACGGCAACGTCGTGCAGGTCGACCGCCTGATGCAGCGGGTCGAGCAGCAGTACGAGCGGGCTTTCCCGGGCAAGGAGGTCGCGCTGGACCCGGTGGTCGCGCCGGAGGGCGAGTACCTCTCGAAGCTGCAACTGCGGATGCGCTCGCCCTCGACCGCGCCGGACGTGCTCTACGAGGACAGCTTCTCGGTCAATTCCGACGTCGCGGCCGGCTACTTGGCGCCGCTGGACGACCGGCTCGCGCGCTGGCCGGAGTGGTCGTCGTTCATCGACGTGACCAAGCAGGCCGGCCGCGCCACCGACGGCCGCGTCTACGGCGTTCCGCTGGACACCGACACCCGCGGGCTCTGGTTCAACCGCGACCTGTTCGCGCGTGCCGGGCTGCCCGCCGACTGGCGCCCGCGCACCTGGCAGGACGTGCTCGACGCCGCTCGTCAGGTGCAGCAGCGCTTCCCCGACGTGATCGGGCTGGACCTGCCGCTGGGCAAGGCGGAAGGCGAGGCGGTGAGCATGCAGACGGTCGGAATGCTGCTCCAGGGCACGCCGACCGGCACCCTGCACGACGGCAAGTGGGTAGCGCCGAACCGCGGTTTCACCGACGCGATGCGGTTCCTGTCCACCGCCGTCGGCGAAGGCCGCACCCAGAGCAAGGCGCAGATCGCCGACGCACAGTACGACAAGAAGCTGCGCGACGACCTCACCAGGCAGGGCAAGGTCGCGATCCGGCTGGACGGCAGCTTCGCCGCCGGGCAGTGGGAAGGCTCGGGCTGGCGCGATTGGGCCGAGACGATGTCGGCGGCGCCGATGCCGACGCAGTACGGGCAGCCGCCGGGCACGGTGACGCTCTCCGGCGGCTGGACGCTGGCGCTGAGCGCGTCCGGGCGCAAGCAGGACGATGCCTTCGAGTTCGTGAAGCTGGCGCTGTCCCGGGACAACATCGCCGACTACGCGGTCGCTTCGGGGAACCTGCCGTCCCGCGAGGACTCAGCGCAGGATCCCCGGCTCACCGGCGCCAACCCGCTGGCCGGGTTCTGGCTGGGACTGCTGGACAACACGCACTTCCGCCCGACGCTGCCGGAATACCCGAAGATCTCCGAGGAGATCCAGCAGGCCGTGCAGGACGTCGTCGGCGGCACCGATCCGGCGGAAGCCTCGCGGGAGTGGACGCAGTCGGTGCGGCGGATCGTCGAGCCCGCGAACACGCGAGGCGGCTGA
- a CDS encoding sugar ABC transporter permease, which yields MAVLTERRLGRPRAARWLLPMAPAFVLLGLFVAGPILWSFYVSFTNAALTGAAATSPEFVGLENFRRLFSDPDTWRSAWLTVVFTVGSAVLGQNVVGLLIAVLTRHRNRLLRNTVGIAVVAAWVLPELVAAFALYAFLNPAGTLNGVLGAFGWAGANWLYSVPMLAVVLGNIWRGTAFSMLVYQAALSEVPTELAEAAEVDGAGALRRFWHVTLPVIRRSVLTNLMLVTLQTLGMFTLIYVLTAGGPGSATRTLPLLMYDEAFELDEIGYGASISLVLLAVGALFAVVYARSLREEV from the coding sequence ATGGCCGTCCTGACGGAGCGACGACTCGGGCGGCCGCGCGCGGCGCGGTGGTTGCTCCCCATGGCGCCCGCGTTCGTGCTGCTCGGGTTGTTCGTCGCCGGCCCGATCCTGTGGAGCTTCTACGTCTCGTTCACCAACGCCGCGTTGACCGGCGCGGCCGCGACCTCGCCGGAGTTCGTGGGGCTGGAGAACTTCCGCCGCCTGTTCAGCGACCCGGACACGTGGCGCTCGGCTTGGTTGACCGTGGTGTTCACGGTCGGTTCCGCGGTGCTCGGGCAGAACGTGGTGGGACTGCTGATCGCCGTGCTGACCCGGCACCGGAACCGGTTGCTGCGCAACACCGTCGGCATCGCCGTGGTCGCGGCGTGGGTGCTGCCGGAGCTGGTCGCGGCGTTCGCGCTCTACGCGTTCCTGAATCCGGCGGGCACGCTGAACGGGGTCCTCGGCGCGTTCGGCTGGGCGGGCGCGAATTGGCTCTACAGCGTGCCGATGCTCGCCGTGGTGCTGGGCAACATCTGGCGTGGCACGGCCTTTTCGATGCTGGTCTACCAGGCCGCGCTGTCCGAGGTGCCGACCGAGCTGGCCGAGGCGGCCGAAGTGGACGGTGCCGGTGCGCTGCGCCGGTTCTGGCACGTGACGCTGCCGGTGATCCGGCGTTCGGTGCTGACCAACCTGATGCTGGTCACGTTGCAGACGCTCGGCATGTTCACGCTGATCTACGTGCTCACCGCCGGCGGCCCGGGTTCGGCGACGCGGACGCTGCCGCTGCTGATGTACGACGAGGCGTTCGAGCTCGACGAGATCGGCTACGGCGCGTCGATCTCCCTGGTGCTGCTGGCGGTCGGCGCGTTGTTCGCCGTGGTGTACGCGCGCAGTTTGCGGGAGGAAGTATGA
- a CDS encoding carbohydrate ABC transporter permease: MSRARVESTVVTLVLAVIALLFAAPLLWLVTAAFDAEAPLSASVPERFTLDNFAQVLNWETSVRPLWNGLLLSGGAAVVSVLTAVLCAYPLSRYQLRFRRPFLYTVLFATGLPITAVMVPVYSMFVRFGLVDSMAGTMLFLAATSLPIAIWMTKNFMDGVPLSLEEAAWVDGASPAQALRSVVLPLIAPGMGVVGIFTFITAWGNFFVPFVLLLDPAKQPASVGVYTFFGQGGLIAYGQLAAYSILYTAPVIALYLVVSRSLGGAFALTGAIK, translated from the coding sequence ATGAGCCGTGCGCGGGTCGAGTCCACTGTGGTCACCCTGGTGCTCGCGGTGATCGCGCTGCTGTTCGCGGCTCCGCTGCTGTGGCTGGTGACCGCGGCGTTCGACGCGGAGGCGCCGCTTTCCGCGTCGGTCCCGGAACGGTTCACCTTGGACAACTTCGCGCAGGTGCTCAACTGGGAGACCAGTGTTCGTCCACTGTGGAACGGACTGCTGCTCTCCGGTGGTGCGGCCGTGGTCTCGGTGCTGACCGCGGTGCTGTGCGCCTACCCGCTGTCCCGCTACCAGCTGCGGTTCCGGCGGCCGTTCCTCTACACCGTGCTGTTCGCGACCGGACTGCCGATCACCGCCGTGATGGTGCCGGTCTACAGCATGTTCGTGCGGTTCGGCCTGGTGGATTCGATGGCGGGCACCATGCTGTTCCTGGCCGCGACGTCGCTGCCGATCGCGATCTGGATGACGAAGAACTTCATGGACGGCGTGCCGCTGAGCCTGGAAGAGGCGGCGTGGGTGGACGGAGCCTCGCCCGCGCAGGCGTTGCGTTCGGTGGTGCTGCCGCTGATCGCGCCCGGTATGGGCGTGGTCGGGATCTTCACGTTCATCACCGCGTGGGGGAACTTCTTCGTGCCGTTCGTGCTGCTGCTGGATCCGGCCAAGCAGCCCGCCTCGGTGGGCGTGTACACCTTCTTCGGGCAGGGCGGGCTGATCGCTTACGGGCAGCTCGCGGCTTACTCGATCCTCTACACCGCGCCGGTGATCGCGCTGTACCTGGTGGTCTCGCGCTCGCTCGGCGGCGCCTTCGCGCTCACCGGGGCCATCAAGTGA